A window of the Candidatus Paracaedimonas acanthamoebae genome harbors these coding sequences:
- the nhaA gene encoding Na+/H+ antiporter NhaA: protein MKNRIQQYINIESLSGILLFSGMILALCISNSSLYDIYLNLINLPISITVGDFGLHKPLIKWTNDGLMAIFFLTITLEAKYHFLEGEFTSRENLKLPIIGAFGGAIVPAIVYYFINGDDSLQAKGWAIPIATDTAFILGILSFFSTKIPLTLRLFVVALSIIDDIIAVMVLAIFYTASINYIPLLIAVLILLLLTVINLLKVSKLSIYLVLGIGLWLSLVEAGVHGTLAGVLLGAFIPLRVKELDQKASSPLKRLEHSLHPFVALIILPIFAFLNCEVAFKELSIPDFYSSITLGIIAGLFIGKPLGIMGFSFTAIKMGLCRLPCDISWRIYGAINVLCGIGFTFSLFIGTLSFEDKTYTNQMELGVILGSLFSAFMGTMLLRKALKTSHFGTENHSVSS from the coding sequence ATGAAGAATAGAATCCAACAATATATCAATATCGAATCTTTGTCGGGGATCTTGCTCTTTAGTGGAATGATTTTGGCGTTATGCATAAGTAATAGTAGTCTTTATGATATTTACCTTAACCTTATAAACCTCCCTATCAGTATTACAGTCGGTGATTTTGGACTTCATAAGCCTCTCATAAAATGGACAAATGATGGGTTGATGGCGATCTTTTTCCTAACAATTACGCTTGAGGCTAAATATCATTTTTTGGAAGGAGAATTTACGTCTCGAGAAAACCTTAAGCTCCCGATCATCGGAGCCTTTGGGGGAGCCATCGTGCCCGCTATTGTTTATTATTTTATTAATGGCGATGATTCTTTACAGGCAAAAGGATGGGCGATTCCAATTGCCACAGATACAGCTTTTATTCTTGGTATACTCTCATTCTTTTCGACGAAAATACCGCTTACCTTGCGTTTATTTGTCGTCGCTCTTTCAATTATTGATGATATTATTGCGGTAATGGTGTTAGCTATTTTTTATACTGCTTCCATAAATTATATTCCGCTTCTTATTGCTGTTCTTATTCTGCTTCTCTTGACTGTTATTAATCTATTAAAAGTCAGTAAGCTTAGTATCTACTTAGTTTTAGGAATAGGGCTTTGGTTATCTCTCGTAGAAGCGGGCGTCCATGGAACGCTTGCAGGCGTTCTTCTGGGTGCTTTTATTCCTCTCAGGGTCAAAGAGTTAGATCAAAAAGCATCTTCTCCTTTAAAAAGACTCGAACACTCTCTTCATCCTTTTGTGGCTTTAATAATTTTACCTATTTTTGCTTTTTTAAATTGTGAAGTTGCTTTTAAAGAATTGTCGATACCTGATTTTTATTCATCAATTACACTGGGAATTATCGCAGGCTTATTTATTGGGAAACCCCTCGGGATTATGGGATTCTCTTTTACGGCTATTAAGATGGGATTATGTAGACTTCCTTGTGACATAAGTTGGAGAATATATGGGGCAATTAATGTCCTTTGTGGGATAGGTTTCACGTTTAGTTTATTTATTGGAACTCTGTCATTTGAAGATAAAACTTATACGAATCAGATGGAACTCGGTGTAATTTTAGGATCTTTATTTTCTGCCTTTATGGGGACGATGTTATTAAGAAAGGCTCTTAAGACTTCTCACTTTGGCACAGAAAATCATTCAGTATCGAGCTGA
- the gmk gene encoding guanylate kinase: MKKRFIDIERRGLMLVLSSPSGAGKTSLARKLLETDLQLMLSISITTRKQRPGEIHSRDYFFVTPLEFAKLRDEGELLEHARVFDNDYGTPRAPVEKALSQGKDVLFDIDWQGTQALSQTARGDMVTIFILPPSCETLEERLKNRAQDSEEVVSARMAKAVDEMSHWAEYDYVIVNEDFEQSVADIQAILVAERLKRQRQIGLSTFVNNLRHVY, encoded by the coding sequence ATGAAAAAACGATTTATTGATATTGAAAGACGAGGCTTAATGCTCGTTCTCTCGTCTCCTTCAGGCGCAGGGAAAACTTCTTTAGCGCGAAAATTACTCGAAACTGATCTCCAATTGATGCTTTCAATCTCAATTACAACAAGAAAACAAAGACCTGGTGAAATCCATAGTCGCGATTACTTCTTCGTCACACCTCTTGAATTTGCAAAATTACGAGATGAAGGTGAGCTCCTTGAACATGCGCGCGTTTTTGACAATGATTATGGAACACCGCGTGCGCCTGTTGAAAAAGCCTTATCCCAAGGAAAAGATGTTCTTTTTGATATTGATTGGCAAGGTACTCAGGCCCTTAGCCAAACAGCTCGTGGAGATATGGTAACGATTTTTATTTTACCCCCTTCCTGCGAGACTCTTGAAGAACGTTTAAAAAATCGCGCCCAAGATTCAGAAGAAGTCGTCAGTGCGCGCATGGCAAAGGCCGTTGACGAAATGAGTCATTGGGCTGAATACGATTATGTTATTGTTAATGAAGATTTTGAGCAAAGTGTGGCAGACATTCAAGCTATTTTGGTTGCAGAACGGCTTAAACGTCAACGTCAGATTGGACTTTCCACTTTCGTAAATAATTTACGTCATGTGTACTAA
- a CDS encoding multidrug effflux MFS transporter, with protein sequence MDKRFDWLVPVILVLAIAATEMAVDMYIPSLPLLSHYFHVEEEIVALTLSGHLFALFISGTIYGPLSDRLGRRFTLILGMTIFTFGAFLGGMAPTMEFLIGARFIQGLGGSVSWIVGIAMVKDLYQEERCSRILSTMYMVIAFAPGIAPIIGTQVVATSGWRATFFVVSALALIVTLVMAVALKETLLPEKRMKLSLKMLFLNYCTIIKNPLFSGYAMISALLYAGWWGYISAIPYILMDVLKVELIHFGYYQMALVFAFIIGSNLNRFCVTKVGVNIVLIYGLIICTIGSILFLLYAFMAVADPFYITALMGIYSIGMGLVFANTATRALDVFPDLRGAASAMMGGFESLIPAVTVSVVSNFFDDTVLPIAWVQLICSVVCVLIISILVIKESSLNTLQNHFKKAA encoded by the coding sequence ATGGATAAAAGATTTGATTGGTTAGTGCCTGTGATTTTAGTGCTGGCAATCGCAGCAACTGAAATGGCAGTGGATATGTATATTCCAAGTTTGCCACTTCTTTCTCACTATTTTCATGTTGAAGAAGAGATCGTTGCCTTAACACTGAGTGGCCATTTATTTGCACTTTTTATCTCAGGAACAATTTATGGTCCACTTTCCGATCGTTTGGGGCGTAGGTTTACGCTTATTTTAGGAATGACAATTTTTACATTTGGCGCATTTCTAGGAGGGATGGCGCCTACAATGGAATTCCTTATAGGGGCCCGTTTTATTCAAGGACTAGGGGGAAGTGTTTCTTGGATTGTGGGGATCGCCATGGTAAAAGATCTTTACCAAGAAGAGAGATGTTCTCGTATCCTTTCAACAATGTATATGGTGATCGCCTTTGCGCCAGGAATTGCGCCTATTATTGGGACTCAAGTCGTTGCAACTTCAGGATGGCGTGCAACTTTTTTTGTTGTTTCTGCTCTTGCTTTGATAGTGACTCTCGTTATGGCAGTTGCGCTTAAGGAAACGTTATTACCAGAAAAGCGGATGAAACTTTCTCTTAAGATGCTTTTTTTGAACTACTGTACAATCATTAAAAACCCGCTTTTTTCAGGATATGCGATGATTTCCGCCTTATTGTACGCAGGATGGTGGGGATATATTTCTGCCATCCCTTACATTCTTATGGATGTTTTAAAAGTTGAATTGATCCATTTTGGTTATTATCAAATGGCTCTTGTTTTTGCCTTTATTATTGGATCAAATTTAAATCGCTTTTGTGTGACGAAAGTAGGAGTAAATATTGTCTTAATCTATGGCCTTATTATTTGTACAATTGGAAGTATCTTGTTCTTATTGTATGCATTTATGGCGGTAGCTGACCCTTTCTACATAACGGCTTTAATGGGAATTTATTCTATTGGTATGGGGCTGGTATTTGCAAATACAGCAACACGTGCTCTTGATGTTTTTCCAGATCTTAGGGGGGCGGCTTCTGCAATGATGGGAGGTTTTGAATCTTTAATTCCGGCCGTAACTGTCTCTGTTGTCAGTAATTTTTTTGACGATACGGTCTTGCCAATTGCATGGGTACAGCTTATTTGTTCTGTAGTTTGTGTTTTAATTATTTCAATTTTAGTGATAAAAGAATCTTCTTTAAACACGCTACAAAACCATTTTAAAAAAGCGGCTTAA
- a CDS encoding amino acid permease, which translates to MTSTQKPAFGIFRSTALVVGNMVGTSIFLLPSVLASFGSISLLGWLVTSIGAIFLALTFANLSRRFPQSGGPYIYSRLVFGDFVGFQMAWTYWIANWVSNAAVAIAFVNFLSYFWPALMTTPTYSFLMSIGILWLLTAINALSLRHVGNIQVLTTALKLVPLIAIIIFGFFKVDKANFAPFLGNTENVFFTIQQAAALTLFSFMGLESATIPAEQVQNPKKTIPRATVWGTLIAAFIYILSNFVVFGVVPSSEVVGACSPFSQVSEVLFGSWAGPIIAAAATFSCFGTLNGWILIQGQIPMAAARDGLFPASFGKVSQKGIPIFGLIFSSFLITLLLAMNYEVGLVEQFKFIVNLTTFAILLPYLYSSAAELLLLLQENKNKDQLRFSKAMLVPLVGIIYAMWTITGAGTEVVFLGSLFLFSSLPVYVWMKAKQSSK; encoded by the coding sequence GTGACATCGACTCAAAAGCCTGCTTTTGGCATTTTTCGCTCTACAGCTCTTGTTGTTGGCAATATGGTTGGAACAAGTATTTTCTTGCTTCCTTCAGTTCTTGCATCTTTTGGTTCAATAAGTCTCTTGGGGTGGCTGGTAACCTCAATAGGCGCGATTTTTCTGGCTTTAACATTTGCTAATCTGAGTCGTCGCTTCCCACAGAGTGGGGGGCCTTATATTTATAGTCGTCTTGTATTTGGTGATTTTGTGGGATTTCAAATGGCTTGGACGTATTGGATTGCAAATTGGGTTAGTAATGCAGCTGTTGCTATCGCTTTTGTTAATTTCTTAAGTTACTTTTGGCCTGCGCTGATGACGACACCGACCTATAGCTTTTTAATGTCTATAGGAATTCTATGGCTATTAACAGCTATCAATGCTCTAAGTTTGCGTCATGTTGGAAATATCCAAGTCCTAACAACAGCTCTGAAACTTGTTCCCTTAATCGCAATTATTATTTTTGGCTTTTTTAAAGTTGATAAGGCTAATTTTGCCCCTTTCTTAGGGAATACTGAAAATGTATTTTTTACGATTCAACAGGCTGCAGCATTGACCTTGTTTAGTTTTATGGGATTAGAATCGGCCACAATCCCCGCAGAACAAGTTCAAAATCCTAAAAAGACTATTCCACGAGCAACAGTCTGGGGAACACTTATCGCCGCTTTTATTTATATTTTGAGCAATTTTGTTGTTTTTGGTGTTGTGCCTTCGAGCGAGGTTGTTGGGGCATGCTCTCCTTTCTCTCAAGTCAGTGAAGTTTTGTTTGGATCTTGGGCAGGACCGATCATTGCGGCTGCAGCAACTTTTTCTTGTTTTGGAACCTTAAATGGTTGGATTCTTATCCAGGGACAAATTCCAATGGCTGCTGCCCGGGATGGTTTATTTCCTGCTTCCTTCGGTAAAGTCTCTCAAAAAGGGATTCCTATTTTTGGGCTTATTTTTTCAAGTTTTCTTATTACTTTGCTGTTGGCTATGAATTATGAAGTTGGCCTCGTTGAACAATTCAAGTTTATTGTGAATTTGACGACATTTGCTATTTTATTGCCTTATTTATACTCAAGTGCTGCAGAACTCTTGCTTTTGTTGCAAGAAAACAAAAATAAAGATCAACTGCGATTTTCGAAAGCAATGCTTGTTCCTCTTGTTGGGATAATTTATGCTATGTGGACGATTACTGGAGCTGGAACGGAAGTTGTCTTTTTAGGCAGCCTCTTTTTATTTTCTAGTCTTCCCGTGTACGTTTGGATGAAAGCAAAACAAAGCTCAAAATAA
- a CDS encoding exodeoxyribonuclease VII large subunit, with protein MSFIPEHHETFLPEPLSVSAVAYSIKNTLEQAFNFIRIKGEISGAKLHTSGHFYFALKDEQSVLDGVCWKGVYGRLPFKPVDGMEVICTGRITSYPARSKYQIVVEAMEIAGEGALLKILEERRRKLAAEGLFAEERKKSLPFIPQVIGVVTSATGAVIRDILHRLQDRFPRHVIVWPVLVQGEGAAAQIATAIESFNRLTFEGTIPRPDLLIVARGGGSLEDLWSFNEEIVVRAVARSHIPIISAVGHETDTTLIDFAADWRAPTPTAAAERAVPVRRELLDISAKLLERLNRGLLRYNEGATQYFDDWNERFLNTKTIFFTHIEQRLKTLVVQLKHPRMLLAQSEINIHNLSNRLNLSGKQYIEQRLLSFQNMAQLLQSYSFHRTLERGFCLVRSSKGEIVKKTEELRPQQIVTLTFQDGDKLAKIQSEAEKSTTVNSHSQGSLF; from the coding sequence ATGAGTTTTATTCCTGAGCATCATGAAACTTTCTTACCTGAACCGTTGAGTGTAAGTGCCGTTGCTTATTCCATTAAGAATACGCTTGAACAAGCCTTTAATTTTATCCGAATTAAAGGGGAAATTTCAGGGGCTAAGCTTCACACATCAGGACATTTTTATTTTGCTTTAAAGGATGAACAATCTGTTTTAGACGGAGTGTGTTGGAAAGGGGTTTATGGGCGATTGCCTTTTAAACCTGTTGATGGCATGGAAGTTATTTGCACGGGGCGTATTACAAGTTATCCCGCCAGGTCAAAATACCAAATAGTTGTTGAAGCAATGGAAATAGCAGGGGAAGGTGCTCTTTTAAAAATTTTGGAAGAGCGTCGCCGTAAACTCGCGGCTGAAGGCCTTTTTGCTGAAGAGAGAAAGAAATCCCTTCCGTTTATTCCCCAGGTGATCGGAGTGGTTACTTCCGCTACTGGCGCCGTTATTAGAGATATTCTTCATCGTCTTCAAGATCGATTTCCGCGACACGTGATTGTGTGGCCTGTTTTAGTTCAAGGAGAAGGTGCTGCAGCACAAATTGCGACAGCGATTGAAAGCTTCAATCGTTTGACCTTCGAGGGGACTATTCCTCGTCCTGATTTATTGATTGTTGCCAGAGGAGGGGGAAGCCTCGAAGATCTTTGGTCTTTTAATGAAGAAATTGTTGTTCGTGCCGTTGCTAGAAGTCATATTCCGATTATCTCGGCAGTGGGTCATGAGACTGATACGACTTTAATTGATTTTGCAGCTGATTGGCGCGCTCCCACACCTACAGCGGCAGCAGAGAGAGCTGTTCCCGTGCGACGTGAGTTATTAGACATCAGTGCAAAATTATTGGAACGTTTAAATCGAGGCCTTTTAAGATATAATGAAGGAGCCACTCAATATTTTGATGATTGGAATGAGCGTTTTTTGAATACAAAAACGATTTTTTTTACCCACATAGAGCAACGTCTAAAGACCTTAGTTGTTCAATTAAAACATCCTCGGATGCTACTCGCTCAGTCCGAAATAAACATTCATAATCTTTCAAATAGGCTTAATTTGAGTGGGAAGCAATATATCGAACAGAGGTTGCTTTCTTTTCAAAACATGGCCCAGTTACTTCAGAGTTATTCTTTTCATCGAACCTTAGAACGTGGTTTTTGCTTGGTTCGATCTTCCAAAGGAGAAATAGTAAAAAAAACAGAGGAATTGCGTCCTCAACAAATTGTTACTTTAACATTTCAAGACGGTGATAAGCTTGCAAAGATACAATCAGAAGCGGAAAAAAGCACAACAGTGAACTCACATTCTCAAGGTTCACTTTTTTAA
- a CDS encoding tetratricopeptide repeat protein has translation MSFILNSSSTQQTQDFISDGTPATFIEKVIEESKKTLVLVDFWAEWCGPCLQLKPLLEKAVLEVKGKVQLVKIDTELYPELAQQCHIQSLPTVLAFQDGQPVDGFSGSLGLTQIKSFIAKLLGAQISPFEELLDMADHARQQDDFISAISCYARVLEKEPQNIRALGGIARSYLATASYEKAKIYVDMFPPEDTSEEVKTLKATLALLEKGNSLEGFDILKVKFEKNPTNQQIQLDLALQFFAAGKIEQALELTFQSLETAPHWEDGAAKKQILKFFEALGSNAPLTIQARKRLSSLLFS, from the coding sequence ATGTCATTCATCCTTAATTCTTCATCAACACAGCAAACACAAGATTTTATCAGTGATGGTACCCCTGCCACTTTTATAGAAAAGGTTATCGAAGAATCTAAAAAAACGCTAGTTCTTGTCGATTTTTGGGCAGAATGGTGCGGACCTTGTTTACAGCTAAAGCCTTTACTTGAAAAAGCTGTTCTTGAAGTGAAGGGAAAAGTGCAGCTTGTGAAGATTGACACAGAACTTTATCCGGAACTGGCTCAACAGTGTCATATTCAATCATTGCCTACAGTGCTTGCATTTCAAGATGGACAACCTGTGGATGGATTTTCGGGAAGTCTAGGTCTTACTCAGATCAAGAGTTTCATCGCAAAGTTGTTAGGAGCTCAGATTTCTCCCTTTGAAGAATTACTTGATATGGCAGATCATGCACGACAACAAGATGACTTTATTTCAGCAATTAGCTGCTATGCGCGGGTTCTTGAAAAAGAGCCTCAAAATATACGCGCTTTAGGAGGAATTGCCAGAAGTTACTTGGCAACAGCCTCTTATGAGAAAGCAAAAATCTATGTTGACATGTTCCCTCCTGAAGATACTTCAGAAGAAGTTAAAACATTAAAAGCAACTTTAGCGTTGTTAGAAAAGGGAAATTCATTAGAGGGTTTTGATATTTTAAAGGTGAAGTTTGAGAAAAATCCTACAAATCAACAAATTCAACTTGATCTGGCCTTACAGTTTTTTGCCGCAGGCAAGATTGAGCAGGCTTTAGAATTGACTTTCCAAAGCTTAGAAACGGCGCCTCATTGGGAAGATGGTGCAGCAAAAAAGCAAATTTTAAAGTTTTTTGAAGCCTTGGGAAGTAATGCCCCCTTGACAATTCAGGCTCGTAAGAGATTATCATCATTATTATTTTCTTAA
- a CDS encoding LON peptidase substrate-binding domain-containing protein: protein MHLNLSHFPTKLAILDLPGIILLPRGKLPIHLMEDKHKLLIEEALKTDRYVGVVQADKRAEGEKLFRSGCLGKITTFSEGEEGDYFVILSGVCRFNLLDPQETSKPYFIHSVSYETFSFDIYEEKENEIEREKLLDLVKVYFSSSDLIANWDEIKMASNERLISSLTLLYPFEPQEKQALLESPTLIERTQMMTALLEIAFLKNSQASWFKH, encoded by the coding sequence ATGCACCTTAATCTTTCCCACTTCCCAACAAAACTTGCTATTTTAGACTTGCCCGGCATTATATTGCTTCCTCGGGGGAAGCTCCCTATTCACCTGATGGAGGATAAACATAAACTCCTTATAGAAGAAGCCTTGAAGACGGACCGCTATGTGGGCGTCGTTCAGGCAGATAAACGAGCAGAAGGAGAAAAACTCTTTCGTTCTGGTTGTTTAGGAAAAATCACAACATTCTCTGAAGGCGAAGAAGGGGATTATTTCGTTATTTTATCAGGAGTATGTCGTTTCAACTTGCTTGACCCACAAGAAACATCAAAACCATATTTTATTCACTCAGTTTCTTATGAAACTTTTTCATTTGATATTTATGAAGAAAAAGAGAATGAGATTGAGCGAGAGAAACTTTTAGATTTGGTAAAGGTTTATTTTTCATCATCTGATTTAATTGCAAATTGGGATGAAATCAAAATGGCCTCCAATGAACGTCTAATTAGTTCTTTGACATTATTGTATCCCTTTGAGCCCCAAGAAAAGCAAGCTCTTTTGGAGTCTCCGACTTTAATTGAACGGACACAAATGATGACAGCTTTACTAGAAATTGCTTTTTTAAAAAATTCGCAAGCCTCATGGTTTAAACATTAG
- a CDS encoding Trm112 family protein translates to MDPKLLEILVCPQTKTVLRYDAETNELVSDKAGLAYPIRDGIPILLLDEARRLGDS, encoded by the coding sequence ATTGATCCCAAATTACTTGAGATTTTAGTCTGTCCGCAGACAAAAACAGTGTTGCGATATGATGCAGAAACGAATGAATTAGTAAGTGATAAAGCAGGATTAGCATATCCTATTCGGGATGGAATCCCTATCTTATTGCTTGATGAGGCTCGACGTCTTGGGGATTCTTAA
- a CDS encoding heme exporter protein CcmB codes for MVKAFWILFYFELKGYENAQNIWNPLAFLLTCFSLLLISVDPSLLMSSSGLSLFWIIFLFIVNLNFSRFLQDDYEDGTIDLFRLSPFAFEWILMIKFLGRWARLMGPFLLFLLFAGFMFGVPGEQYGQALICFFVSSLFLCATTAFISIISLGGKNSTYLGPLLSLPLNIPLLIINGIELNFASKLSYLSSFLALIFPLFLLAKHSIFMIKNPQDVEPHQAIR; via the coding sequence ATGGTAAAAGCTTTTTGGATCTTATTTTATTTTGAACTTAAAGGATACGAAAACGCCCAAAATATTTGGAATCCATTGGCATTTTTATTAACATGCTTTAGCCTTTTACTTATTAGTGTTGATCCTTCTCTGCTGATGTCATCTAGCGGCCTCAGCTTATTTTGGATTATTTTTCTTTTTATTGTTAATTTAAATTTTTCTCGATTCTTACAAGACGATTATGAAGATGGAACTATTGATTTATTCCGTTTATCCCCTTTTGCATTTGAATGGATCCTTATGATAAAATTCTTAGGTCGTTGGGCTCGCCTCATGGGACCTTTCCTCTTATTTTTACTGTTTGCAGGATTTATGTTTGGCGTCCCTGGTGAGCAATATGGGCAAGCTCTTATCTGTTTTTTCGTAAGTTCTCTTTTTTTATGCGCAACGACAGCTTTTATTTCAATTATTTCTTTAGGAGGAAAAAACTCTACTTATTTAGGGCCGTTATTGAGTCTTCCCTTAAACATTCCTCTTTTAATTATCAATGGGATTGAGCTAAATTTCGCCTCAAAACTCTCTTATCTCAGTAGTTTTTTGGCGCTCATTTTTCCCCTTTTTCTCTTGGCGAAACATTCTATATTCATGATTAAGAATCCCCAAGACGTCGAGCCTCATCAAGCAATAAGATAG
- the ccmA gene encoding heme ABC exporter ATP-binding protein CcmA: MIYYSLDAQNLSASFSKHPLFSNVNFSIKSTEILKIIGANGSGKTTLLRIIAGLSLPLDGKLQWRSEGHLLSPSIESTFVSVNPPLKNNFRVFEQLHFWQLLRGKLPSRSPSNLIKEFEKILDHFGLQDLWDTPICYLSAGQRQSLNLCQLFLKETPLWILDEPFAHLDARQADRLSQVMALHLSKQGVIIIAFPHDLLPLEGQLLHLEDFKPMQSIQEDNRW; encoded by the coding sequence ATGATATATTATTCTCTTGATGCGCAAAATCTCTCCGCTTCTTTTAGTAAACATCCCTTATTTTCAAATGTGAATTTTTCAATAAAATCGACTGAAATCCTTAAAATTATAGGGGCTAATGGCTCAGGAAAAACAACCCTTCTTCGCATTATCGCCGGCCTATCTCTCCCGTTAGACGGAAAATTACAGTGGAGATCTGAAGGTCACCTTTTATCGCCTTCGATTGAGTCAACTTTTGTCTCTGTTAATCCTCCCCTTAAAAATAACTTTAGAGTTTTTGAACAGCTCCATTTTTGGCAACTCTTGAGAGGAAAACTTCCGTCACGATCGCCTTCAAACCTAATAAAAGAATTTGAAAAAATTTTAGATCATTTTGGCTTGCAAGATTTATGGGATACCCCTATTTGTTATCTTTCTGCAGGACAACGGCAATCTCTCAATCTTTGCCAACTCTTTTTAAAAGAAACACCCTTATGGATTTTAGATGAACCTTTTGCTCATCTTGATGCAAGACAAGCCGATCGTCTTTCTCAAGTAATGGCTTTACACTTGTCAAAACAAGGGGTGATTATCATAGCTTTTCCGCATGACTTGCTTCCTCTTGAAGGGCAACTTCTTCATTTGGAAGATTTCAAGCCTATGCAATCAATCCAAGAGGATAATAGATGGTAA
- the mutT gene encoding 8-oxo-dGTP diphosphatase MutT — protein sequence MNSKINDLFCVAGVLKRNDLYLIAKRPEGKPFAGLWEFPGGKIHPQETPIDALVRELYEELGIHITTRALQKIIDVSYAYPDFNLLMPTFLCTNWEKEPQGCEGQTLQWVSLQELSHYEMLPASAAIIHSLQKLFSE from the coding sequence TTGAATTCTAAAATTAATGATCTCTTTTGTGTAGCTGGCGTTTTAAAAAGAAATGACCTCTACTTAATCGCAAAAAGACCAGAAGGAAAACCTTTCGCAGGTCTTTGGGAATTTCCTGGCGGAAAAATACATCCTCAAGAAACACCGATAGACGCTCTTGTTCGAGAACTTTATGAAGAGCTTGGCATACATATCACCACCCGTGCTCTCCAAAAAATTATTGACGTGTCTTACGCTTACCCAGATTTTAATCTTTTGATGCCAACTTTTTTATGTACAAACTGGGAAAAAGAACCTCAAGGATGTGAAGGGCAAACACTTCAATGGGTCTCTCTTCAAGAATTGTCTCATTATGAGATGCTTCCTGCAAGTGCGGCAATCATTCATTCCCTTCAAAAACTTTTTTCAGAATAG
- a CDS encoding methyltransferase yields MNTTMDTLLNGQILLEQPQEGYRVAIDPIFLAASIPTTPGETVLDVGTGVGAALLCLAHRASNIRVVGLEVQQELGRLATKNVRANQMQDRCEIIIGNLLRLPPRLAAGSFHHIMANPPYFEEKNATLSKIDNKRFSNMESEATLLDWVNFAYLMVRPKGSVSFIYPVDRMDALLALMHQKFGEIIVYPLWPMMGKDAKRVIIRGRKNILGPTRLSQGLILHEKNGKITPEVENILRQGFALEF; encoded by the coding sequence ATGAACACGACAATGGATACTTTATTGAATGGTCAAATTCTTTTAGAGCAACCTCAAGAAGGTTATCGCGTTGCGATTGACCCTATTTTTTTAGCGGCCTCAATTCCTACCACTCCCGGTGAAACAGTTTTGGATGTGGGAACTGGCGTCGGTGCAGCCTTATTGTGTCTCGCTCATCGTGCCTCAAATATCCGTGTTGTGGGACTCGAAGTCCAACAAGAACTCGGACGTCTTGCCACAAAGAACGTTCGCGCGAATCAAATGCAAGACCGGTGCGAGATTATCATTGGAAATCTTTTAAGACTTCCCCCCCGCCTTGCGGCTGGTTCTTTTCATCATATTATGGCGAATCCTCCTTATTTTGAGGAAAAAAACGCAACTCTTTCGAAAATTGATAACAAACGATTCTCAAACATGGAAAGTGAAGCCACCCTCTTGGATTGGGTCAATTTTGCTTATCTTATGGTTCGTCCAAAAGGATCCGTAAGTTTTATCTATCCCGTCGACCGGATGGATGCCCTTCTTGCCCTGATGCATCAAAAATTCGGTGAAATTATTGTTTATCCCTTGTGGCCGATGATGGGGAAAGATGCTAAACGCGTCATCATTCGAGGACGTAAAAATATCTTGGGTCCAACGCGCCTTTCACAAGGCTTAATTCTTCATGAGAAAAATGGAAAAATTACCCCTGAAGTAGAAAATATCTTAAGACAGGGATTTGCGCTTGAATTCTAA